The nucleotide sequence AAAATGCTATCCATCTTGTGAATCAAAATACGTAACAACACTTAAGTGTCATGATGTTAATTATTTTCaagtattgttttcttttacataagTAGTAGTTGAGGTTATATTCCTTGTTCCATCTGTTTTGTTTTTCGAAACTTAGTTCATTTTCTCCCCCAATTTTGTGAATTTTAGGGTGCGTGCTATGGAATTTGTAGTTAGATAAATTTATTgctttttattaaaacaaataactttAATGCTGCAATTTGTTAACCATAGTACAATAAATTTACTGATTGAGGTTTATGGAATAAGTTACTTAAGCGTTATCGAAAGCGTTGTGTCAGACAAATTCTTTAACACGCTCTTTTTGTCTGACTTATGTATCCCAATTGATAAAAAATGAAGTTATATATTCTCTAACTTAGTGAAGGTTTACAGTTCTGATTGTTATGTCTAGACGTTTTTTTCCATCCTTACTACCTCTATTGagcttgattattattcattgaagcGACTTGTTGTTTTCTATACTTTGTATTTGATAACGTTCCCCATGTAATATCGAAATAATGGTGAGACGCATCTCTTCATAATCAACCGACTTATGAGACTTATAAGTTTGGTAAAATAGCTCTTTTAGGTTTCTCAAACTAATTGAAGCCTAGTGTCAGTAAATTGCTGTTTTTCTTTCCTCAGTCGGTCCGTCAAACGTAGTGTAGATCCTGGCACTTGTGTACATCGGTCCAGGTTGTCATACCTCTTTAGCAGAGTGAGATAAAATTATCAGGGCAAATACCAGAGTAACAATCGTATTAATGTCATTATTAGTGGCAGAAAAGACCAGACATTATAGATATAATTCAAGAGAATATAGATTGGTGgaatacaataaaatttacGGAAATTTCGAAACCTCAGATTCAAGTGAAGAGAGTGAATACACTCGCAGTCTAACCACTGGTTATGATAATCACACAGGCCACAGCCAGGTATTCTGCATCTACGCATATAGCTCAACTCGACAGTCGGTCTTCATAAACAATTGCTGGGCTAGtgttggtttggtcgcccctgaCCTTCCGAAATATACCTAAACCAGTTACCATATCAGTCGATAATGGTTCACTACCTCACCGATTAACTCTCCATACTCACCTTGCACTCTGTGTCTAACCTCAGAATTGTTAATTCGATGGTGCCTTAATGTACAAAGAATGCTTTAAAGACGACTATGATAGAATACTAATAACTTGCAAATATCCTATATTCTTAATGGCCATATTTCACAGTCATCAAGAGCGAAGCGAATTTTCGCACAGTAAGCTCGTCCCTAAGTCCCCAGAAGAATATCTAGCCCACACCACAAGTGATGTAAGTTGGTAAAACAACCCGGGCTGAGTTCTTACCGAAATTTTGTCAAACACCAGCCTACTAGAGCCGACAAAAcattcaagataagtgaagtatTCGAAACACTTAACGACTTCAATACTTGTTCCTGGTTCAGTCGTTCATGTAAATCAGTCCTGAAGCAGCTTTCCATTTACGGGGAAAAAAATCTCAAATAcccttgcattgttgcttaagaCGTTCAAAAGACGACATTTTGTCAGCGTCGTCACTAAATAAAACTATAACATCCACGCATTTCAAGTCAACAAGGAAATCGGATAGCAAATCAACTTTTTGATAGTCAAATTAGAAGAATATTATTTCTAAAAGAATGTCTATGACAAATTTAGACAAGAACGGAGGAAGTCGACAACCACGAAGTAAACCAGTGCGAGTTATCGATTCCGAAGACAGTTTAACACAAGCTCTCATTCAACAGTAGAGAGCCTGTACAAGGTTGATATACCTCTTCGATCCCACTTCAATAAAATCTATCAATTTCTAGAACCAAACTTTCTCAAGGTGGGGACGTGAAATTATTGGGAGTCAGTAGGTATGTGTCTCGAAAACCTGGCGGTATTAATATCTGGTCTACAAATCCAAGTCTGACACCAGCCTGGTTTTCCAGAGTTCACTCTTCATGAGCTCTAGTTACGCATTGAGTGGTTGTTAAGGCTAATGTTTTAGACATCATATTAATTAAACTGGTCCGTCGACGTCTTTTCAGTGTTTGAGATTAGCTATGAATATATTATTAGCCTCAAGTTGATCTGATAAAAAACTCCAAAAAGTTCAAAACTGCCAGCCGGATGTTCAGATAGATTCCTAAACCAACATTAGATAGTGTTTCCTAAATGTATGATCAAATATTTATTGGTCAGATGCCCGTACAACTTGATTAAAACTACTACATGAAGTACTGGGTTGCTTTATCCTTTCGTCTGCTATCATAGAACGTTCATTCACTTATATTTTACGCGATTAGTAATAGGATTTCATTTTTCCCTCCAGCTGTTTCAAACTGTAATAAAGAGTTTAAATATCACATGATGttcaattattatatttaaGCAAATACTCAAGGAACCTTGACTTTTCTCCTCAAAGTTAATATGATAACCCAGTTATTGATTATCTATACTGTATCTCCATATCAGTAAGTTCTCACTACGCTGAGGTAATAATTTCTAAAAATAATATCAGATATTTAGTTCAAACCACATTTACAATGTTAAGCTACAAGATTTCATGTTATGGCTTGAAAATAAACTTTGCGAAAATAAATTATCTCGTAGAAATGAGGAAAAAGTAATTCTACACTTTTTAAATACTATTGACCAGTGGAAATAAGGTTCGCATATGTACTTACATTGTCAAGACAAATGATACATTAGTAGAATTCCTGGTGATATGTTTTCCTTTCTATTTTACAGATACTTCAAAAGTCGACCTCTGGCAAATGGGGGCCCTGTTTTCAGCCTTCTGTGCAATTGCTACTTTTTTACTTTGTATTTTCAACCGTGAACCAGAAACGTTTTTTTCAGGCTTATCATCAAAAACAGCATATCGCTTTTGTGGTTTGAAATCATATGAAGATAAAGTGTCTGCTCAATTTAAAAGATGCTCCTTGGTGCATGTTAATGTATTACTCAGACATGGAACTAGAGCACCAGATTCCAAATCAATCAAATCTTTCACAGATTTACACGAACGTCTTAAAGAAAGGTAATGTCTAAACACTAATATGTATCAAAAGATTGAAGTATTCTCTCATGTTTAAATTTTCTTATGTCACCATAATTCCAATTTGATCATCACAAAAAGTTCTGAGATAGACTATCCGTAACAGCATTtttgttgatatataaactagaCCTAGATATTGATTTCAAATACTGTTAGTCtattgtatttatttgtttcattgtAAAGTGGTTACTTCCCGCTTTTAAAGTAATGTAATGCATAGTAAGGTATCAACAACCAGTAACATTAAATACTACTGTTAAACTGACTAGCAGTGAAGTCATGTAGTTTCTGAAACGAAATAGTAACATTTAGTACGTAGACAAATTTGCTTAACGGGTACGAACTGATAAAATAACGGATCCCAGGCGGAATGTTACCGTTTATTCATCATACGTCTCTTAATGACAAGAAGGCAAAAACACGGGAAACATATTTAACATAGAAGGCTATGAACAGACATCAGAATTAGATATAAGGTGTCTGAAATTAACCATTGGATGGAAGATGATAAATTCTTGTCGATCGATTTAAAGCTATCACTTTTCACTCTCCATCCATTGATTTCAACCATTTCGAGGCTAACTATAAGCTTACATAACTTTAACCAACTACCAGCGACGTCATCAGATTTATAGTGTGTTTTAGTCTGTTTGGGAGGTCCATTTACCATCACTCAGTTATTGACCGTTATTCTTTATTGACTGACTAGGACTCCGAGTTGCATCAAATTCAATCTCAAGGAACTTGTCAGGTACATTTTCCTTGCATGTACCCAGTTGCATACTTGAGCATCTTCGAACAAACACATAACCACAGATTAAGCTGATGCTTTAGAAAACTAAATCTTTTTATTGACTTTTTCGGGTGTCTAGGTGATATAACATATATATCCACTAATGGATTGGTGTTAGCAACCAGTAAGTCAATGTCTTCTTTGATGCTTGTAATCAGTGCTAATTAGTTTCAAATTAATGTTTGAAAGAGGCTTTAGGAGGCAATTACTGTTATTTGTTCATTTGATAAGGATTAGATAAACAATCTTAAGAATTTTTCATGATCCATTCTTTTTCCGAGTATACTGATCTCTTTAAAGGCTAAACCGCTTCTCTAATGTTATTTTTGATTGGTTATACCTATGAAAAGTCCAtgttatagtttatttatttattttaacacatagatattggtacagtgaggtaccaaatacatatgcggcacacaaatctcatttgatatgtgtgagggttgtgacactgcccgagtgcccaaaccgaagccggtgattttcttagggggccacgcccggagccttcgacctaaaggtctggtccgcaaggcagtggagcatcgtagggagatgcagtccgatggtagccggtgaccaacgattggttcatacgccttttTTTCTTAGAGTCTCGGAGCTCATATGCACCATTTGTGTGGAATCAGGGTTCTCCAATTTCTCTAGgtagactctccatgtccactaacccggttaaagcgccgaacattcgcttttcgtcctctcaattccataaacaacacccccgccacgagaagccaatgagtaggacttccctggcagaggatatatacgcgtagccatgtaAGAACATtccgagagggagggcggactctccccactctcggccgtaccagagcactTGGGGGCACCATGTTATAGTGCGAAAACTAAaagttttatttcaaattaaaatcCATAAGCTGATATAAAGTTGCGTACTTTGAGAttttcaatcaactcatgatggCCTTCTAAGGCATTGacattaattgatcactgaACAGTAACCAATATCATTTTTGTCTAATGTCTATCAAGTCCTGTCAATGAAGTTGTAGCAATGTGAGTAATCTAATTGAGTCGGCATCGCATACATTGTTTTTGGTGTTAGTTAGTTGAAGACAGTCGACAGAATACCCTAAACATAGGTTCAAACCCCACAGGGAGCATCATTTCCTTCGAGATTGTgggcacaccttgctgacgagtgccaaccAGCATAAAAGTTATGGTCCAAAGTTCTCTATCGATTGTTTCTAATTATCAAGCAACAAGTTCACCCAAGGTCAAGGCACTAGTGGTCATATCGCAACCTGATCGATAGGACTCAATCATCGCTAAGGACTAGGCAAACACAACATTggttattgcttagtattcatTGAATGTAAATACGAGAAATAACTGTTTatcaatcaaatatttattcaatgtcTGAGTCATTGAGATAAACTTACTCAACTATAATTtagtacatatatatgtagGTTTTGCACATGAACTGTTAACATGTAGAAACAAGttaatattttcattcactAGAACCAGTGTAATTAGTTCTGAGACCATATCATATATGATCGTCAACTGTTTACTTTTAATATTCAAGCTGTAAAATTTTTTTTACTATCAGTGAAATAAGTTTAGTAGGTGATTACATCAGAAtaatttattgtctttttttgtTGATAAAGAAAGCTTTTAATATTCTTGCAAATGTGTAATTCTTTTAGTTATAACAATGGATCACCAATTCCTTACAAACTTCTAACACATCCAATACCTTTTAAAAATGCTGCTGCAAAAGAACTTTTACCTAGAGGATTTCAAGAACATGATGGTTTAGGAAGACGTTTTTTTAATCTCATGCGACAACATTTCAATTTTACAATTGAAAATGTTGATTTCTACTCGAGTTCCATTGATCGTTGTATTGCAAGTGGGAGAGCATTTTATAACGGTGTGAGTAATTACTGCATTTTTTTTCATTAACTCCAGTAATCAGAATAATACTTCTCTATCAATATAGACTAGTGGAGATTGTCAGGTCTTTATTGAATTCATggaccgatcaatgttagactacagTTGAAAACTTGGAGGCAGTAGACTCCGGTTTCGTttttgtatgggactccttatcagcgtgcatccacgatccctcacacGGAACTCGGACCTAAGACTTTTGGTCTCGAACGGATGCTTAATGTCAATGggggtctaacatcaatcgattcgtAATCTCAGTTATACTTCTCTGTTTGCTTACATTTTATATAACATGGCCATGTAGTGAATAGAGAATTACAACATTCAGGATCATTTACCATATTCTTTCGTATTTTTGCAACGAACTTTTACATGTGActgaatttaaagtaaatagaATCAACAAGTCTAGTATTTATAACCAGAAAATGTTCATAAAATCTTTATTCTTTCAATGGTCAGAAATGAGTTATTATATCATTTCACTAATTTTCACCTACTATTTCAGTATTTAAACATGTATTATTCACACCGTCCATCTCATTAACACGTAACGTTTAATGAATATCTTCAATGATTTTGTTTAAGCTTTTAACATGCGTTGTACGTTGAAACATTTGTCCATTTTATCATCcagtaattatgatttttatcatAACAACTTATGTCATCATAATGTTAATATGTTCTTGTTATTAGTTGCATAAATCCCCATTACTATAATGTTATGGTTTTATGTCCGGCTTCTTATCACgcgatttatccaccaatcaaagtACGACTCATGCAATCTTCGCACTGTGCCAAAACCAACGACGTTCGAGCGgtatgggcagtctagcgtctttattggtcctatgtccgcctagtccgtccacttgagtccagaacagcaaataccagcttccaatatgcgaatcgaatcgaatcatttatttcagacatactgggtttatatatcaaacaaacagaccacaacgcaccataaaatagcaagtaacatttgtacacaataaagccaaaaagtggctgtgaacatgGGAGGCAATAGTcagtaaactgaacatagcttaagaaccgtaaaccgtacaataataaattatagatcaaaataaagcttataatacgaggaatataaatatacataatctagttattgaatagttataccatcaGAATgtatatgtctcagaagttactcgtgatttaatcttcgcttgGATATAACATATGATAATCTAATAGTCGAGATTATTTGCTACGTTTTCAATGTTCCATATGTTGTATTTAGCACTTTCGTCCATTTTGATGAGTTAGCATTGTACATTATGGCGTAATTTTCACTAGACATATCTCTTCAGGCCATAACTTCCGGGATATTTacgttgtttttttttccattTGTTATACCGAGCTACACTACAGTGATATAGTCATAACAAATAGTTATGTACAATTTCAAATACTTAGAGTGAAATCTTTAATTTTCAGCATTTAACACTCATTCACTAAAGAATTGTTGAAGTACTGGATATAACACATTTAATGAACATTGAAAATGTTACGAATAACCTTAACTAATCAAGTTTCTATTAGAATCGTTAAAATGTGGTTAGCAATGAAATCTATGACGAATGTTTTACCCTATTTGATACTCGTCAACTAGATGTACTCGCATACCAAAGTTGATTTTCACTTTTGAATTTGAAACCCCAATACCATTTTGCTTCAAACACTAAcatgttatctacttagctattgagttcaGATAGTTATCAATCTAATTTAAAACAACATTCATTCGTTtgttgaaaagagcaagaacaaagattctagcagaatagcattaattcatttttatttcgtaggttctcgtcagctgcttacaacctgtgatattaaagaaatcataattacataatggttttaaattacttacatgaaagagtttgattggaagttatattgtgaagacatattcgtatagtatagcaagggtgtaaatgaatttaacagactgaatattgtaaatatataccttatataaaaatatttctacaacattgatagtaaaaacagttcaaacggtcagaaacaagtgataacagaatgagtaaacattgataggaatatagtgagtagagttcagttgaaagattattaatctgaaagatagttgaagaaaaacaataaaatcaatgatgtaataaatacgaaagaaaaatttttttaagGTGCAGCgaaagaatatttgtcaccaaagcaaggaaagattaacaaccgtctccttttgaacacataggtcaggtttttgacgcttgatggcaatggcttcagcaaacttcagaagactggagtttggctgcttactaatcaccctaaaggattcgtttgttattttctatttaatacaatatatatatatatatatatatatatatatatatatatatactttgttTAATATTTGGATTTGTAAAATTCACTATTCTACTAGTTTATTAATGGACCAACTATAAAACCTATATGGAATCGTACATTATATTGCGGTAATGAAGAAATACCAAATAGTTGTTTACTCAATAATCAATCACcagaaatcaataataatgatcattacaaaaagaagaatataacaattaataattatttattaagattTTTTGCTGATtgtaaaaattatattgaaaatattgaaaagaataaatcaGCTATTCGAGAATATTATCAATTTCTTAATtcaaattatattattaattcttatgaaaattttattaaacGATTTAATTTAAAACGTGAAAATTATACATTTGGTAAGTtagattgattattttattatattaatcattaattaattgattgatcattgaatgGTGATTAATGTTACTATGTATATCTGGTCCTtgttagtgcagatcaaatcctATCGATTAAATTATAAtgtagccactagtctaggtgatttGACATTGCatcgtgcactatgttgagataagatgatggttggaggtagttagCAGGAAACTACGCGCATCAAATGCTTAATCATATCTCTGTAGATTGTATATATTACATGGAAATTGATACTAAACCTAAGTCAGTGGTcatgagtgctgttagaggtatgagggcggttatcacttcccggttgcccacaccgtggaagggttgttctggaggtacctgaaaacgaaattggattagaggtggtcttagtgacctgggagcgtgaccgcagtgcccaagggacaactgcttgaggtcggtcacacacggccattttatgagtaatttttgtgttagctccgtacttgttgagaccttaccgccggagatggatatccgtgggataaggcgaggtgtgcatttttagggtcgaccttttctgacCCCACCTCTCCTtttgggaaggcagcatcgctgtcatgctggttgtctgaagggaacaccttactgctgtcacacctctgtacagtcagcagtacgacttcgccttcggaccttgggtttgttgctttttgtattaccgctcttcaaccgacctgtctgatatGGTAGggccttgaggaacggttgttccagccaatatagctcggtcgcttcatcacgataggcaagcccgaccaccacgtcaaggtagcaacaacggtcgggattaAACCTAAACTCTAATTGTAAACCCATAATCCTGAAATAAGCCTTAACCTATTACCACTATATTCTATGGGCGAACTGACCAAATGATACCTCTTGGATTTTTGGTTGCaattcattcatccacatgGGTACAGATCATTTCTACATTATAGCTGCTGtcagttcattattattattaatggctttattcaatattatattccTGGTACAATATCGAATGCtcaacacaaagtatttcaacaatttagtttcaaaaaaaggaaagaaaactGATAACTGTACACATATATTCATCAGCTAAGTAGATAAGCTACCTGGAAGTAAATGgaattcttttttaaaagaTTTAAATCTGTACAACATTTTAGTTagaaacatgtttaagaatacaagtTATTGACCAGGTTAGCTCTAACAACCTATTTGTCACATAGTATGTTATAACTTATGaccttgtgccctattaatatataacgtaattataccgccaatcagagaacaATGACTTATCGACCGAACCAATGaagcataaaacccgtacgagcattCTTGCgtctttatcggtccttcttcctgcctagtcctgcctgttaagttcagaacaccaatctcagctttTGCCAtttgaatcatgtatttcaaacatatataATACGAACAAAACAGATCAcgtcgtaccataaaataaaaaataacatttgtacaagatctagccataAGTAGCTGtaaatgtgggagactgtaattaatagactgggcacaACTCAAGAACTGtcaatcgtataataatagtttatagttcaaaataaagcttatgataagaggaatatgagTAAATATAGTTTAATTACTTAACAGTTTTACAATAAAAAGTGTAGGTATAGTActagtccataaatagatcacaacagttaccattcattattctcatcgagaTATAACAGAACACATACATTACACAATTAAACATCTATAACcaacaaatataaataattgaCAAAGTCATGTAATTACTCTTCCCCAATATGTGAATACATGTCACAGATAATTGGGGAAAAATCATTGTCGTATATAATTCTCAGTACAATCCATCTAGTCATTCCTCATCATTAAAGATTTGTCTATCACAAAGTTGTATTTTTTAAGAACATAACGAGAACTAGTAAAACACTCAACTATTGGATATTCATTTTTGATTTTGTGAAACTTTCCAATAATTATTGTACAAAATTAATTCTCTAATCCATGCACTTTTGTTATGAGTTCCGCATTATTCAATCTGTCTATCAAACATGTGTTTCTTTTAACAAAATATGACGCAAAATTAGTCAATCATAAACAATGTAGAACCCTAATATATATGTTCACTGATTCAAGCTCCCATACAACGTCAGCACCATGAGAATTAACAAATTGAATACTGAAGTGTTGGTGTCAGTGGcggtaaaaaaaaacactaagcTTAGAGAATATGATCCAACTTAAAGACTTAATTAACTATTTTGCttgaatcaatttattattttcagaataaatcATCATTTCCGAAATTACGTACTTATGTCCGTTACCCttagtggagcataggccgctgacagGGACTCCCCAATCAACCCTCTCCTTTATAGTTTTTTCCAAGTGATCTTCATCCCTTTGATGTCTGCATCCAATTCCCAACGCAATGTGTCCTTTGGTTCCTCCTCTTTCCTTTTTTCCTTCGGAATTCCGAGTTATGGCTTGCTTCATGATGCAATATAATTACTTCCTACCCACCCCTAGCGTCTTTCCCTAAATAATAAGAGTAAGAAGGTTTGTCTGACACCGCTCTTCACTTGGAACGCATCTGTAGgttgtcctccatacacgactttgcagtgtagtccttCGTATGGATTCCGTATGGTGTTGACGATcctctcaggtacaccatagtgtcgaagagcGTTCCATGAGGTTATCCTATCCGTACTGTCAAGTACTTTCTCGTTATCGTGGAAGCTGacgtatagtgacgagttccattcaactttTTGTTAACAATGATCTGCAGTGTctttttcctggtactgatggTAGTGCGATGCCCTTGAAGTTCTCGCACTTATTGAGGTCTTTTTTGGTATCTTGAGTTACTCTTCTTTCCTGTCTGTTGGcatttgttcttcctcccaaatctgtCTGAACGAAACGTGAAGCATCTTCGGCGTTACCtatatgtctgacttcagtgcttcggctGGTATGTTTTCAGGTCCTGCTGACCATGTTGATTTCTTCAATCGTTGGTAgggtgacatctataggaaggtctgtaggtgctgcttcgatgtctggtggattcagtggagctggCTTATTCGAGAATTCTTCAAAGTGCTCTACCCGTCttttcctctgttcttgaatctcagtgattggtttgtcttctttgtccttgactggtctctctggtttactatatttccctgccagtttcttcgtcgtgtcatatagctgtttcatattttattctcttgcagctttttccactgtTGTTGCTAGCTCTTCCACCTATTTCtacttgtcagctctaatgttccccttcacttgcttgtttgcttctgtgtattcagtttgcgccttgactttctctgttcttgttcggctgttgttaatcaCCGTCTTCTCgtttttttcttgaatcttgtgcAAGGTTTTGAcagatccactccttatgacGATGCTTCTTGCGGCCCAGCTCCTCCTGGCACGTTGAAGATAGTGTTTGTTTGATCCTTTTCCAGTTGtcttccatagtagtttcttctttctcGAGTAGATGTGacgcttggaacctgttgttgagagctaccTTGAATTCGTTAggtttgtcagtatgtcgaaggaaggctgAAATGAACCTTCGTGATGCCGTTTTTctagtcgtccagtgcttttttatttctgtttcatcttggcaactaCCAGGTGgcggttctcacgtcttccattgtccttctgaaATTGTTAttaatacaaatatgatctatcttgTTCTCCGTCGTGTGATCCGGTGGGACCCATGTAactttgtgtgggaatattgtgctgCCTATAAGCATTTTGTTGAATGCGCACAAATTTGGAAATCTGTCGCCATTCTCATTTCTTTctctcagtccatgtcgtccaaTGATATCTTCACACTCGGTGTTGTCCATTTCAATTTTGGTGTTTAGGTGTCCCATCAGGATTTTTAGATCCTTCGCTATGATTGATCAGAGGCTgtcgtaaaactgatctttatcgtagTCAGCGCTGTCATTAACGGGTGCATAAAACTGGatgacattcattgtgatttctTTTCGTGCTTCTCTGGATAGCATCAGATCAACTCCTTGTGTGTGCGGAGCACTTTTTTCTTCGTGACTAGAACAACTAGAACAACTCTTCCGAATCTAATCTCTTCTATCTAGCTTGGGTCCAGTAGATTTCTGACGAcggtcaagttgtatctccctACTTCGGTACCTATTTGATTagtcctcccggtctcccatGTACCCATAAAAactgttgctctggttgttagaaggggcatcgttTTAagtaaggttgttttctatTGAATTTGGTTGGTAACTCTATGCCAAACCCTCCTTTATCTGGATTTGTGGCCGGCAGTAACCCTCTATGAGGGCTACAGACTATAAGTCTAAGTGTAAGAGTATGAAGCCAGTTGCTTAGTGGTTAAAACTCTGTATCTTCAGCCATTACGACGCCTATTGTAATCCCTTTCCTTTTTCTTCGTTTTAAGAGACCAGAAAACATCACTAATACTTATATAAACTGTGCCTGTGTGTGTATATGTGGCTAAAAGCTGAAACACAAACATTTGTTCTGCAAATAAGTTACGTCATCATGGTGTTTGTTTCTTTCTGTTCATagatgatttaaaaataatatttttggcTTGTGCGTATGAAGTTGCTGCAATGGATGATTATGACGATCTATCACCTTGGTGTAGTCTATTAACACCTTATGATTATCCAGTATGGGAGTATTTAGCAGATTTAAAGGTAAT is from Schistosoma haematobium chromosome 6, whole genome shotgun sequence and encodes:
- the MINPP1_1 gene encoding PHOsphatase, variant 2 (EggNog:ENOG410V9PH~COG:O), encoding LFQITYFDLENFKYQVKMLFISQNYTSKVDLWQMGALFSAFCAIATFLLCIFNREPETFFSGLSSKTAYRFCGLKSYEDKVSAQFKRCSLVHVNVLLRHGTRAPDSKSIKSFTDLHERLKESYNNGSPIPYKLLTHPIPFKNAAAKELLPRGFQEHDGLGRRFFNLMRQHFNFTIENVDFYSSSIDRCIASGRAFYNGFINGPTIKPIWNRTLYCGNEEIPNSCLLNNQSPEINNNDHYKKKNITINNYLLRFFADCKNYIENIEKNKSAIREYYQFLNSNYIINSYENFIKRFNLKRENYTFDDLKIIFLACAYEVAAMDDYDDLSPWCSLLTPYDYPVWEYLADLKHYWRKSYGYELNYEQSCPLLGEIIQQIYNVAINFQKNNYSQNNPTLHRGSFWFGHAETILPIVAALGIFNNSIGHSTLHKLTADSFDERLRMIYDTDVPSPTMFRTSYIAPFAGNVAFLLYYCPDLDSDNDLDKFRVKVLINEKTISWPLASSIQPPTLDHPGETNASLTTILQYFNGCMPNNYDNNKVCSLHKTF
- the MINPP1_1 gene encoding PHOsphatase (EggNog:ENOG410V9PH~COG:O), whose amino-acid sequence is LFQITYFDLENFKYQVKMLFISQNYTSKVDLWQMGALFSAFCAIATFLLCIFNREPETFFSGLSSKTAYRFCGLKSYEDKVSAQFKRCSLVHVNVLLRHGTRAPDSKSIKSFTDLHERLKESYNNGSPIPYKLLTHPIPFKNAAAKELLPRGFQEHDGLGRRFFNLMRQHFNFTIENVDFYSSSIDRCIASGRAFYNGFINGPTIKPIWNRTLYCGNEEIPNSCLLNNQSPEINNNDHYKKKNITINNYLLRFFADCKNYIENIEKNKSAIREYYQFLNSNYIINSYENFIKRFNLKRENYTFDDLKIIFLACAYEVAAMDDYDDLSPWCSLLTPYDYPVWEYLADLKHYWRKSYGYELNYEQSCPLLGEIIQQIYNVAINFQKNNYSQNNPTLHRGSFWFGHAETILPIVAALGIFNNSIGHSTLHKLTADSFDERLRMIYDTDVPSPTMFRTSYIAPFAGNVAFLLYYCPDLEDSDNDLDKFRVKVLINEKTISWPLASSIQPPTLDHPGETNASLTTILQYFNGCMPNNYDNNKVCSLHKTF